One Lutra lutra chromosome 7, mLutLut1.2, whole genome shotgun sequence DNA window includes the following coding sequences:
- the LOC125103744 gene encoding P2R1A-PPP2R2A-interacting phosphatase regulator 1-like, with protein MGKEDVVRAPYGFSKATADLSLCEWEPENLENFQPSSGFFLDADMAQEKMELDLELLSSSTTKDDMLRRSNSAPLISGLGDNSQVFQADMVTPRNDPTLMAQHCLVNTVPLKSSRSVIDMTTFSSSKDYPGCKGFLPPSPIPIRASFGRLHQIKQEEGMNLMTREAMHEWEVQTALRISRSWEESLSLSDSNLEKPSSKSIDLIPVSPAAPPTQGIGKQCFPPSLQTCVNYTTLPPSPVPSPTQQFPIGSQNPTNIIRPSICGPLKRKGEMIFEDQPKKLFQGTTSMISSDTAQQSDTNE; from the coding sequence atgggtaaagaagatgtggtgcggGCACCCTACGGATTCTCGAAGGCGACAGCTGATTTGTCCTTGTGTGAATGGGAGCCAGAAAACCTTGAGAACTTCCAACCAAGCAGTGGTTTCTTCCTCGACGCGGACATGGCACAAGAGAAAATGGAACTAGACTTGGAGCTGCTGTCGAGTTCAACCACCAAAGATGACATGCTGAGAAGATCCAACAGCGCCCCTTTGATCAGTGGGCTTGGTGATAACTCACAGGTGTTCCAAGCTGACATGGTAACTCCAAGAAATGACCCAACTCTTATGGCACAACATTGTCTGGTCAATACAGTGCCATTGAAGAGTTCCAGGTCTGTGATTGACATGACCACATTTTCATCTTCAAAAGATTATCCTGGCTGCAAAGGGTTTTTACCACCTTCTCCCATCCCCATCCGTGCTTCCTTTGGTCGCCTTCATCAAATCAAACAGGAGGAAGGCATGAACTTAATGACTAGAGAAGCAATGCATGAATGGGAGGTACAAACCGCACTACGGATAAGTCGGTCTTGGGAAGAGAGTTTGAGCCTGAGTGACAGTAATTTAGAGAAACCATCTTCAAAAAGCATCGATTTAATTCCAGTATCCCCAGCAGCTCCTCCCACCCAGGGGATTGGGAAGCAATGTTTTCCTCCATCGTTACAAACTTGTGTGAATTACACCACTTTGCCTCCAAGTCCCGTTCCTAGTCCCACTCAACAATTTCCAATAGGAAGTCAAAACCCCACCAACATTATTAGACCAAGTATCTGTggaccattaaaaagaaaaggtgaaatgaTATTTGAAGATCAGCCAAAGAAACTTTTCCAAGGCACTACCAGCATGATTTCTTCCGATACTGCTCAACAGTCTGATACGAATGAGTAG